Proteins encoded in a region of the Phoenix dactylifera cultivar Barhee BC4 chromosome 3, palm_55x_up_171113_PBpolish2nd_filt_p, whole genome shotgun sequence genome:
- the LOC103701022 gene encoding transcription factor MYB2: MEMGRGGEVHGRTYSSATPPSEEDMDLRRGPWTAEEDLILMNYIAAHGEGRWNSLARCAGLKRTGKSCRLRWLNYLRPDVRRGNITPEEQLLILELHSRWGNRWSKIAQHLPGRTDNEIKNYWRTRVQKHAKQLRCDVNSKQFKDVMRYLWMPRLIERIWAASGRSPATVYQNVSVPMAGDQPAEQGSESGQVKPSPETSSAAGSSSDSVGMQFSSPPPVPDCFADCSAGMQEGENKDGDGIHDVQMGGWWPESLPSPGGYGNLGFPDFDQNAWDENLWSVEDIWLQQQF, encoded by the exons ATGGAGATGGGAAGAGGAGGGGAGGTCCATGGAAGGACTTACAGCTCTGCCACCCCACCAAGTGAAGAGGACATGGATTTGAGAAGAGGGCCTTGGACTGCAGAGGAAGACCTCATACTGATGAATTATATCGCTGCCCATGGTGAGGGCCGATGGAATTCTCTTGCTCGTTGCGCAG GACTAAAGAGAACAGGCAAGAGCTGCCGGCTCCGATGGCTCAACTATCTCCGCCCGGATGTCCGGCGCGGTAACATCACCCCGGAAGAGCAGCTCCTCATCCTCGAGCTCCACTCTCGATGGGGAAACCG GTGGTCGAAGATTGCGCAGCACTTGCCAGGGAGGACCGACAATGAAATAAAGAACTACTGGAGGACCAGAGTGCAAAAACATGCAAAGCAGCTCCGATGCGACGTCAATAGCAAGCAGTTCAAAGACGTCATGCGATACCTATGGATGCCTCGCCTGATCGAGAGAATCTGGGCAGCCTCGGGCCGCTCCCCGGCAACCGTGTATCAGAACGTTAGCGTGCCGATGGCCGGTGACCAGCCCGCGGAGCAGGGCAGCGAGTCTGGGCAGGTGAAGCCAAGCCCAGAGACCTCCAGTGCTGCAGGGTCGTCGTCGGACTCGGTCGGCATGCAGTTCTCGTCACCTCCTCCGGTCCCTGACTGCTTCGCTGACTGCTCCGCCGGCATGCAGGAAGGTGAGAACAAGGACGGCGACGGGATCCATGACGTGCAGATGGGCGGGTGGTGGCCGGAGTCGCTGCCCAGCCCCGGCGGTTACGGCAACCTGGGGTTCCCGGACTTCGACCAGAACGCATGGGATGAGAACTTGTGGAGCGTGGAGGACATTTGGCTACAGCAGCAGTTCTAA